The region ACCTTTCGCGTGTTAggcgaacgtgataaccactacactacggAAACAGTTGAAGAATCCTGTGAACTGAATATATAAGTAGGCAATGCAATTTTATGTGACGCTCAAAAGCGCTTACATGTACTTTTTTATCCAACTATAAAAACGGTCACCTTTCTACTAAAGTTCTAATACTGCTTTTGTATCGTACTGTATGCCTCAAAAGTACACGAAGCGGGTTTCGTGATACATTTAAATAGTGTAGGCCGGGGCTGTCAAGATCATCGTCGGGGCCCACATGGTAGTTACCGTTTCCTTGacggccgttatgactgaaaccatgtcAAAGCGATCAGGATAGCTTCAACTAAGTTACTGTAAATAAGTTGCTTTAAATTGGTAATAAGGACATACTTGCATACTGTCACACTACATAAAATTCTAAAGGTTGCCTTTTTCAACGCGATTTATGCAACTGCATAAACGTTTATTGTTCTCACTTCGCAAAATAATAAACTGACACTTCAATCTCTGGGGAGGCAATTAAGTAATGTTGAAGCTAATGGATATGAAGTCTTGAGAAGTTTGTGGTGGCCCTGAAAAGGGCCTTTTGCAGAGATTGAAGAATAGCACTTCACTTGGAGCTGGTGTACTTGGTGACAGCCTTGGTGCCCTCGGACACGGCGTGCTTGGCCAGCTCACCGGGAAGAAGCAGGCGAACGGCGGTCTGGATCTCCCTGGAGGTGATGGTGGAGCGCTTGTTGTAAAGCGCCAGGCGGGAAGCCTCGCCGGCGATGCGCTCGAAGATGTCGGTAACGAACGAGTTCATGATGCTCATGGCCTTGGAAGAAATGCCGGTGTCGGGGTGGACCTGCTTCAACACCTTGTACACGTAGATGGAGTAGCTCTCCCTCCTGCTCTTCCTTCTCTTCTTGCTGCCGGTCTTGGTGACCTTGGCCACGGCTTTCTTGGAGCCCTTCTTTGAGGCTTTCACTGCTGTTTCAGGCATTGTGACACTTGCTCAGGTAAGCGATTTCTGAATTCGACTTGGCTGAGTGTCGTTTTTATAATTCTGCTATGCAAATTTCTGTGCGCTGTTGCTCGTACAGGATTGGTTTGTTTTGGATGACGTAAACACGCTGTTTTGAAATCGTGGGCGGAAAGCTATTAGCCAATAGGCTACGGTACTCGTCGCGCTTTTATTCTATTTGAAATGTCGATAGCGTCTCCCGAATACCGCCCAGGGGACGACAGGGGAATTTTGCATTAAAGTAGAAT is a window of Hippocampus zosterae strain Florida chromosome 16, ASM2543408v3, whole genome shotgun sequence DNA encoding:
- the LOC127588477 gene encoding histone H2B 5-like, yielding MPETAVKASKKGSKKAVAKVTKTGSKKRRKSRRESYSIYVYKVLKQVHPDTGISSKAMSIMNSFVTDIFERIAGEASRLALYNKRSTITSREIQTAVRLLLPGELAKHAVSEGTKAVTKYTSSK